A stretch of Dromaius novaehollandiae isolate bDroNov1 chromosome 8, bDroNov1.hap1, whole genome shotgun sequence DNA encodes these proteins:
- the MCOLN2 gene encoding mucolipin-2 isoform X1, translating to MEISLKYLPGGRAARGNMMAQSDLDLKETALKEDLKFYFMNPCEKYRARRQIPWKLALQILKILMVTTQLIFFGLSNQLVVSFKEENTVAFKHLFLKGFSGVDEDDYSCSIYTQQEAYDSIFYAINQYKQLKNISLGTLGYEQDENEGSGLKICKQQYKKGTTLPSNDTLNIDVATETECILLKSQELASKKTELKLNSSFFNFEFYRLIQVEISFKLKGIALQTIHARELPDCYAFQNTITFNNRAHSGKIKVYFDSDTDIQECKDWHISGSVLQKNTQYVLVFDGFVIVSCLASLILCTRSIILALRLQKRFVSFFLEKYKRHVCNADRLEFINGWYVLVIISDMMTIIGSILKMEIKAKNLTSYDVCSILLGTSTLFVWVGVIRYLGYFQTYNVLILTMQASLPKVLRFCCCAGMIYLGYTFCGWIVLGPYHEKFEDLNTVAECLFSLVNGDDMFATFAQIQRKSTLVWLFSRLYLYSFISLFIYMILSLFIALITDSYDTIKKYQQSGFPVTDLHEFLKECGSVGYRKEQASMPFICCCRRQQSDDNLILIN from the exons ATGGAGATCTCCCTCAAGTACCtgcccggcggccgggccgcccgcgg AAACATGATGGCCCAGTCAGACTTAGACCTAAAAGAAACAGCTCTAAAAGAGGATTTGAAATTTTACTTCATGAACCCATGTGAAAAATACAGAGCAAGACGTCAAATACCATGGAAACTGGCTTTGCAGATTTTGAAGATACTTATGGTTACTACACAG CTTATCTTTTTTGGTTTGAGTAACCAGTTGGTGGTTTCATTCAAAGAGGAGAACACTGTTGCTTTTAAACACCTCTTCCTGAAGGGGTTTTCTGGTGTTGATGAAGATGACTACAGCTGCAGTATATATACACAGCAGGAAGCTTATGATAGCATTTTTTATGCCATTAATCAG TACAAACAATTGAAGAACATTTCCCTGGGGACGCTTGGTTATGAACAAGATGAAAATGAAGGATCAGGTTTAAAAATCTGTAAACAGCAGTACAAGAAAGGCACAACGCTTCCTTCTAATGATACACTGAACATAGATGTTGCTACTGAAACAG aatgTATCCTTTTAAAGTCACAGGAGCTGGCCAGTAAGAAGACTGAACTGAAGTTGAACTCCTCATTTTTCAATTTTGAATTTTACAG GCTTATACAGGTTGAAATCTCCTTCAAGTTGAAAGGCATTGCTCTACAAACAATCCATGCCCGTGAATTGCCTGACTGTTACgcatttcaaaatact ATCACTTTCAATAATAGAGCCCACAGTGGAAAAATCAAAGTTTATTTTGATAGTGATACTGACATTCAAGAATGCAAAGACTGGCACATATCTGGTTCTG TTCTCCAGAAAAACACTCAGTATGTTCTGGTTTTTGATGGATTTGTCATTGTAAGCTGCCTTGCTTCTCTCATCCTCTGCACGCGATCCATTATTCTTGCCTTGAGACTGCAAAAA AGATTTGTGAGTTTCTTCCTGGAGAAATATAAACGTCATGTCTGTAATGCTGATCGCCTAGAGTTCATAAATGGATGGTATGTCCTGGTGATCATCAGCGATATGATGACGATCATTGGCTCaatcttaaaaatggaaataaaagccaAG AATCTCACAAGTTATGATGTCTGCAGCATCTTACTGGGAACATCAACTTTGTTTGTCTGGGTTGGAGTCATCCGATACTTGGGATATTTTCAAACCTACAAT GTACTCATTTTAACTATGCAAGCATCGCTGCCCAAAGTTTTAAGGTTTTGTTGTTGTGCTGGGATGATTTATCTTGGCTATACTTTTTGTGGCTGGATTGTATTGGGACCTTATCATGAAAAG TTTGAAGATTTGAACACAGTGGCTGAGTGTCTGTTTTCTTTGGTCAATGGCGATGATATGTTTGCAACATTTGCTCAAATCCAGCGGAAGAGCACGTTGGTGTGGCTGTTCAGTCGGTTGTATCTGTACTCCTTCATTAGTCTGTTTATATACATGATCCTCAGCCTTTTCATTGCACTGATTACAGACTCCTATGACACCATAAAG aaatatcaACAAAGTGGATTTCCAGTAACAGATCTGCATGAATTTCTAAAAGAGTGTGGCAGCGTTGGTTACAGAAAAGAACAAGCTTCCATGCCATTCATCTGCTGCTGTAGAAG ACAACAGAGCGATGACAACTTGATACTTATTAATTGA
- the MCOLN2 gene encoding mucolipin-2 isoform X2: MEISLKYLPGGRAARGNMMAQSDLDLKETALKEDLKFYFMNPCEKYRARRQIPWKLALQILKILMVTTQLIFFGLSNQLVVSFKEENTVAFKHLFLKGFSGVDEDDYSCSIYTQQEAYDSIFYAINQYKQLKNISLGTLGYEQDENEGSGLKICKQQYKKGTTLPSNDTLNIDVATETECILLKSQELASKKTELKLNSSFFNFEFYRLIQVEISFKLKGIALQTIHARELPDCYAFQNTITFNNRAHSGKIKVYFDSDTDIQECKDWHISGSVLQKNTQYVLVFDGFVIVSCLASLILCTRSIILALRLQKRFVSFFLEKYKRHVCNADRLEFINGWYVLVIISDMMTIIGSILKMEIKAKNLTSYDVCSILLGTSTLFVWVGVIRYLGYFQTYNVLILTMQASLPKVLRFCCCAGMIYLGYTFCGWIVLGPYHEKFEDLNTVAECLFSLVNGDDMFATFAQIQRKSTLVWLFSRLYLYSFISLFIYMILSLFIALITDSYDTIKKYQQSGFPVTDLHEFLKECGSVGYRKEQASMPFICCCRSLNLP, encoded by the exons ATGGAGATCTCCCTCAAGTACCtgcccggcggccgggccgcccgcgg AAACATGATGGCCCAGTCAGACTTAGACCTAAAAGAAACAGCTCTAAAAGAGGATTTGAAATTTTACTTCATGAACCCATGTGAAAAATACAGAGCAAGACGTCAAATACCATGGAAACTGGCTTTGCAGATTTTGAAGATACTTATGGTTACTACACAG CTTATCTTTTTTGGTTTGAGTAACCAGTTGGTGGTTTCATTCAAAGAGGAGAACACTGTTGCTTTTAAACACCTCTTCCTGAAGGGGTTTTCTGGTGTTGATGAAGATGACTACAGCTGCAGTATATATACACAGCAGGAAGCTTATGATAGCATTTTTTATGCCATTAATCAG TACAAACAATTGAAGAACATTTCCCTGGGGACGCTTGGTTATGAACAAGATGAAAATGAAGGATCAGGTTTAAAAATCTGTAAACAGCAGTACAAGAAAGGCACAACGCTTCCTTCTAATGATACACTGAACATAGATGTTGCTACTGAAACAG aatgTATCCTTTTAAAGTCACAGGAGCTGGCCAGTAAGAAGACTGAACTGAAGTTGAACTCCTCATTTTTCAATTTTGAATTTTACAG GCTTATACAGGTTGAAATCTCCTTCAAGTTGAAAGGCATTGCTCTACAAACAATCCATGCCCGTGAATTGCCTGACTGTTACgcatttcaaaatact ATCACTTTCAATAATAGAGCCCACAGTGGAAAAATCAAAGTTTATTTTGATAGTGATACTGACATTCAAGAATGCAAAGACTGGCACATATCTGGTTCTG TTCTCCAGAAAAACACTCAGTATGTTCTGGTTTTTGATGGATTTGTCATTGTAAGCTGCCTTGCTTCTCTCATCCTCTGCACGCGATCCATTATTCTTGCCTTGAGACTGCAAAAA AGATTTGTGAGTTTCTTCCTGGAGAAATATAAACGTCATGTCTGTAATGCTGATCGCCTAGAGTTCATAAATGGATGGTATGTCCTGGTGATCATCAGCGATATGATGACGATCATTGGCTCaatcttaaaaatggaaataaaagccaAG AATCTCACAAGTTATGATGTCTGCAGCATCTTACTGGGAACATCAACTTTGTTTGTCTGGGTTGGAGTCATCCGATACTTGGGATATTTTCAAACCTACAAT GTACTCATTTTAACTATGCAAGCATCGCTGCCCAAAGTTTTAAGGTTTTGTTGTTGTGCTGGGATGATTTATCTTGGCTATACTTTTTGTGGCTGGATTGTATTGGGACCTTATCATGAAAAG TTTGAAGATTTGAACACAGTGGCTGAGTGTCTGTTTTCTTTGGTCAATGGCGATGATATGTTTGCAACATTTGCTCAAATCCAGCGGAAGAGCACGTTGGTGTGGCTGTTCAGTCGGTTGTATCTGTACTCCTTCATTAGTCTGTTTATATACATGATCCTCAGCCTTTTCATTGCACTGATTACAGACTCCTATGACACCATAAAG aaatatcaACAAAGTGGATTTCCAGTAACAGATCTGCATGAATTTCTAAAAGAGTGTGGCAGCGTTGGTTACAGAAAAGAACAAGCTTCCATGCCATTCATCTGCTGCTGTAGAAG CTTAAACCTGCCTTGA
- the MCOLN2 gene encoding mucolipin-2 isoform X3, whose product MMAQSDLDLKETALKEDLKFYFMNPCEKYRARRQIPWKLALQILKILMVTTQLIFFGLSNQLVVSFKEENTVAFKHLFLKGFSGVDEDDYSCSIYTQQEAYDSIFYAINQYKQLKNISLGTLGYEQDENEGSGLKICKQQYKKGTTLPSNDTLNIDVATETECILLKSQELASKKTELKLNSSFFNFEFYRLIQVEISFKLKGIALQTIHARELPDCYAFQNTITFNNRAHSGKIKVYFDSDTDIQECKDWHISGSVLQKNTQYVLVFDGFVIVSCLASLILCTRSIILALRLQKRFVSFFLEKYKRHVCNADRLEFINGWYVLVIISDMMTIIGSILKMEIKAKNLTSYDVCSILLGTSTLFVWVGVIRYLGYFQTYNVLILTMQASLPKVLRFCCCAGMIYLGYTFCGWIVLGPYHEKFEDLNTVAECLFSLVNGDDMFATFAQIQRKSTLVWLFSRLYLYSFISLFIYMILSLFIALITDSYDTIKKYQQSGFPVTDLHEFLKECGSVGYRKEQASMPFICCCRRQQSDDNLILIN is encoded by the exons ATGATGGCCCAGTCAGACTTAGACCTAAAAGAAACAGCTCTAAAAGAGGATTTGAAATTTTACTTCATGAACCCATGTGAAAAATACAGAGCAAGACGTCAAATACCATGGAAACTGGCTTTGCAGATTTTGAAGATACTTATGGTTACTACACAG CTTATCTTTTTTGGTTTGAGTAACCAGTTGGTGGTTTCATTCAAAGAGGAGAACACTGTTGCTTTTAAACACCTCTTCCTGAAGGGGTTTTCTGGTGTTGATGAAGATGACTACAGCTGCAGTATATATACACAGCAGGAAGCTTATGATAGCATTTTTTATGCCATTAATCAG TACAAACAATTGAAGAACATTTCCCTGGGGACGCTTGGTTATGAACAAGATGAAAATGAAGGATCAGGTTTAAAAATCTGTAAACAGCAGTACAAGAAAGGCACAACGCTTCCTTCTAATGATACACTGAACATAGATGTTGCTACTGAAACAG aatgTATCCTTTTAAAGTCACAGGAGCTGGCCAGTAAGAAGACTGAACTGAAGTTGAACTCCTCATTTTTCAATTTTGAATTTTACAG GCTTATACAGGTTGAAATCTCCTTCAAGTTGAAAGGCATTGCTCTACAAACAATCCATGCCCGTGAATTGCCTGACTGTTACgcatttcaaaatact ATCACTTTCAATAATAGAGCCCACAGTGGAAAAATCAAAGTTTATTTTGATAGTGATACTGACATTCAAGAATGCAAAGACTGGCACATATCTGGTTCTG TTCTCCAGAAAAACACTCAGTATGTTCTGGTTTTTGATGGATTTGTCATTGTAAGCTGCCTTGCTTCTCTCATCCTCTGCACGCGATCCATTATTCTTGCCTTGAGACTGCAAAAA AGATTTGTGAGTTTCTTCCTGGAGAAATATAAACGTCATGTCTGTAATGCTGATCGCCTAGAGTTCATAAATGGATGGTATGTCCTGGTGATCATCAGCGATATGATGACGATCATTGGCTCaatcttaaaaatggaaataaaagccaAG AATCTCACAAGTTATGATGTCTGCAGCATCTTACTGGGAACATCAACTTTGTTTGTCTGGGTTGGAGTCATCCGATACTTGGGATATTTTCAAACCTACAAT GTACTCATTTTAACTATGCAAGCATCGCTGCCCAAAGTTTTAAGGTTTTGTTGTTGTGCTGGGATGATTTATCTTGGCTATACTTTTTGTGGCTGGATTGTATTGGGACCTTATCATGAAAAG TTTGAAGATTTGAACACAGTGGCTGAGTGTCTGTTTTCTTTGGTCAATGGCGATGATATGTTTGCAACATTTGCTCAAATCCAGCGGAAGAGCACGTTGGTGTGGCTGTTCAGTCGGTTGTATCTGTACTCCTTCATTAGTCTGTTTATATACATGATCCTCAGCCTTTTCATTGCACTGATTACAGACTCCTATGACACCATAAAG aaatatcaACAAAGTGGATTTCCAGTAACAGATCTGCATGAATTTCTAAAAGAGTGTGGCAGCGTTGGTTACAGAAAAGAACAAGCTTCCATGCCATTCATCTGCTGCTGTAGAAG ACAACAGAGCGATGACAACTTGATACTTATTAATTGA